In one window of Rhodococcus opacus B4 DNA:
- a CDS encoding CPBP family intramembrane glutamic endopeptidase, translating to MRIRNQPVSRRTQLLWLVAIPGTLALLHLLLATQLVTAFPVIDPAEDAANDAREILGTKYGLYSALTYAFFGSALVEEIAFRNVVLLVQRWRPHATLLIAIIATASTALFAVSHLNYGTANVVSGFVGGAVYVGLALYTRSLWPAIMTHFIYNTVIMVGWVAM from the coding sequence GTGAGGATCCGGAACCAGCCGGTATCGCGACGCACTCAGCTGCTGTGGCTCGTCGCCATTCCCGGCACGCTCGCGCTGTTGCACCTTCTCCTTGCCACACAGCTCGTCACGGCATTCCCCGTGATCGATCCCGCCGAAGATGCCGCCAACGACGCAAGGGAAATACTCGGGACGAAGTACGGCCTCTACAGCGCGTTGACGTATGCCTTCTTCGGCTCAGCCCTCGTCGAGGAGATCGCCTTCCGAAACGTTGTCCTTCTCGTGCAGCGGTGGCGGCCGCACGCAACGCTCCTCATCGCGATCATCGCGACCGCGTCCACCGCTCTGTTCGCGGTGTCGCATTTGAACTACGGCACCGCCAACGTCGTCTCGGGATTCGTCGGAGGAGCGGTCTACGTCGGGCTCGCGCTGTACACCCGATCGCTCTGGCCCGCCATCATGACGCACTTCATCTACAACACCGTCATCATGGTGGGCTGGGTGGCGATGTAG